The DNA window TTGGGCCGCTAGGTACCGGCGCCACTCATTGAAATACGACAAGAGCGCGCTCCGACAGTCTTCCAAGGGGCGATGGTGGACATGGAAACCTTACCCCGACACAGCCTTCAAGCCAAGCGGCGGGTCGCTCGGAGCGCGTGACTGACCGACTGAACTGTTTCTCTCTCCTCTCGGCGCCGAGATGAAGATTCAACATGGAGTCCACAACCCTTATCGGGCCCCACGCGTAACGATCGGCGTGAAACGGCTCCTGCTCCTCACACTCGTCGGCAGCCTACTCGGCGGCTGTGTCGCTCCTCCAGCCCAAGAATCCGGCATCGGACTTGAGATGGAGACGGCATCGACGTTGGCATCCCCAGCGACCGACTTCCTGTACTCCTGCCCTTCCGGCCAGGCCTCCGCGACTCCATGCCTCACGACGGTGGCCCGACCGGGGGCGCGTGTACTCGAACCATACGCCGCAGTACACCCCACAAACCCCAATGTGATGGCTGTCCAGGCGACCGAGTACCCATCTGTCGGCGACCCCGCGGCGAGGCTCGAGACGACCGACGCCAGGTACGTTACTCAAGCACTGTACATCACCGAAGACGGTGGAAAGTCCTGGCGCGTCACACAGCTCCCGCTACCGACGGGCCAAGGGACCGGTATCGATTCGACGTTTGCCCCCGAGGGGCAGGATCCGGCGATACTGTTCGGGCCCGACGCCAGACTGCACGTCACGGCTCTATGGAATCCCGGGACCGTCGAGGACGAGGTAAGCGGCATGGTCCTTGGCGGCCCGTTGGACTACAAGACCATCTACCAACACTCCGACGACCTCGGAAGGTCGTGGTCGAAACCCCAAGTCCTCGACGGCACCTCCGGCTTCGAGGATAGGAACTGGCTCATCCGCGACCCCGAAACGGGCACCCTCTACGCCACGTGGCAGGTGGACACCTCCAAAGCGGTCCACGAGCGACGCACCGCGATCGTGTGGAGCCGCGACAACGGAGACACCTGGACGAAGCTCGACAAGAACGTCTGGCCCGACTGCGCCCGCGGGGGCCGCGGCACCGTCGAGTCGGGCGCTCTCCTCGTCCCATGCAGGCACGAAGAGCCGACGGGCTCCGCGACGTTACGCGTCTACCGGTTCGAACCCTCGGCCGGTCCGCCGGTGCTGCTCTCGGAGTTGAGGATGGGCGGCCAACTCCCCATCCTCACGCGCTCGTCGGACACACGTCTCCTGATGACGTTCGATACCTGTTTCTGGGCGGCACCCGACTGCAACCTGGAGACACTGCTCGTCGAAAGCCGGGACGGGGGCCGCTCGTGGACGAACCCGGTGAGCCTGCGGACGCTCATCGACGGCGAGTGGCCGGGATGGATCCGGGTGATGTGGGCGGAGGCGGACGGATCCGGTTCCACGCACCTGTTGGTGTGGACCACAAGGACCGGGACGGAAGTACCGCTGACCAGCACGCGGACGGTCGATTACGGGATCCAGCATCTCGTCATCGGACCGGGTGTCACCAAGTCATCCGCGATCCAACTGATGGCTTGGAAGGATCAGGATTCACCGCATGACATGTTCGTGAGCGGCCACCGCGCCGTGGGGGACTTCCTCGGTCTCTCATGGGGCGGCGAGAGGGCCCTCATCGCTCTGACCGTCAAGGGCGACATGCACGTCGGCCTCATCGAACCGGTGCACGCCCAATAGAAAAGCAGACGGCGATGAGGCTACTTTTCCAAGGATAGCGCGTGCTCGGCGATGATCAACTTCTGGATCTCGTTCGTCCCCTCGTAGATGCCGCATATCTTGGCGTCCCGGAAGTATCGTTCCACGGGCATGTCCTGCGTGTAGCCGACGCCGCCGTGGAGCTGTACTGCGTTCTCGGTCACCCGCATCGCGGCCTCTGCGGTGAAGAGCTTCGCGATCGAAACGGCCTGCCGGTTGTCCAGCCCTGCGTCCTTCATCGCGGCCGCGTGATAGACGAGATGGCGCGACGCCTCGAGGTCGACGGTCATCTCGGCGATTAGTTCCTGGACGAGTTGGAAGCGACCTATGGCGCGGCCGAAGGTCTTCCGGTTCTTGACGTATTCGATCGACGCGTCAAGTGCCGCGGACATGATGCCCACGGCGCCGGCCGCCACCGAGAGGCGCCCGAAGTTCAGGATGGTCATCGCCACTTTCCAACCGTCTCCTTCCTTCCCGATCATGTGGTCCGCCGGGATCTCGCAATCCTCGAACACCAGCTCGGCCGTGTGACTTGCCCTAAGCCCGAGCTTGTTCGTGGTCCAGACCGTGCCAGGCTGGAATCCCGGCGTCCCTTTCTCGACCATG is part of the Euryarchaeota archaeon genome and encodes:
- a CDS encoding acyl-CoA dehydrogenase family protein; the encoded protein is MLIKATPEHELMRKTAREFIEKEVKPFVNQWEEAGEIPHEVFRKMGKLGILGAPIPPEYGGAGLDSLGYAMLTEEVARGCSSLRTTVSVNTSLAGMTLLHFASEAQKQKWLTPIATGERRGAWALSEPEAGSDAANQQTTAVRKGDKWIVNGRKIWISDGDIADYVVFFARTSPVEKDDRHKGISVFMVEKGTPGFQPGTVWTTNKLGLRASHTAELVFEDCEIPADHMIGKEGDGWKVAMTILNFGRLSVAAGAVGIMSAALDASIEYVKNRKTFGRAIGRFQLVQELIAEMTVDLEASRHLVYHAAAMKDAGLDNRQAVSIAKLFTAEAAMRVTENAVQLHGGVGYTQDMPVERYFRDAKICGIYEGTNEIQKLIIAEHALSLEK